Proteins encoded by one window of Arachis ipaensis cultivar K30076 chromosome B04, Araip1.1, whole genome shotgun sequence:
- the LOC107636257 gene encoding protein FAR1-RELATED SEQUENCE 5-like, with translation MSGIFTDTEKNEQYQEDDDINQQEELLAFDFYLKYSKSKGFSARKSKTFKNSIGEIYKQKFVCHRQGFREEKYYTMEKRKKEPRLETRTGCEVRMDVKFVPKIGRWHIFYFSDEHNHDRLDTQFSAMLPTHRKISEVDIMQMMNMLKSGISTSQIFGLLASQAGGYEFVGYGPRDMYNEIVRQRHQISGDAARVLKKLEDMRLKDPQLYFKACHDSRGLLRNLFWSDGISQLDYQLFGDVIDFDATYKKNKYSCPLVIFSGVNHHNQTIVFVAALIVDETTDAYIWHLRQLMFAMKGKTPTSIITDGAMAIRNAVREVFFEVRHRLCDWHLIRNATSNVENPSFTFKFRKIMLGDYEIFVFKRKWVQLIEEFGLEDKPWVNNMYEEKHMWATAYIRGKFFASFRTTSRCEGLHSVVARLV, from the exons ATGTCAGGTATATTTACGGACACTGAGAAGAATGAGCAATACCAGGAGGACGATGACATTAACCAACAAGAAGAGCTA CTTGCATTTGATTTTTATCTGAAGTACTCAAAGTCGAAGGGTTTTAGTGCAAGGAAGAGCAAGACCTTCAAGAATAGTATTGGCGAGATTTACAAACAAAAGTTTGTATGTCATAGGCAAGGATTCAGGGAGGAGAAATATTACACGATggaaaaaaggaagaaggagCCTAGATTGGAAACAAGAACTGGGTGTGAAGTCCGAATGGATGTTAAATTTGTACCAAAAATTGGAAGGTGGCATATCTTTTATTTCTCTGACGAACACAACCATGATCGATTGGATACACAATTCAGTGCTATGTTGCCTACCCACAGAAAAATATCAGAGGTAGATATTATGCAAATGATGAACATGCTAAAGTCTGGGATTAGCACTTCACAGATATTTGGTCTTCTAGCTAGTCAAGCAGGCGGGTATGAATTTGTTGGCTATGGTCCCAGAGATATGTACAATGAGATTGTTCGGCAAAGGCATCAAATTTCTGGTGATGCGGCACGAGTGTTAAAGAAGTTGGAGGATATGCGGTTGAAGGATCCACAATTATATTTCAAGGCATGTCATGATTCAAGAGGTTTGTTACGTAACTTGTTCTGGTCTGACGGGATTAGCCAACTAGACTACCAACTCTTTGGAGATGTTATTGATTTTGATGCTACGTACAAGAAGAACAAGTATAGTTGTCCATTAGTCATATTTAGCGGGGTTAACCACCACAACCAAACAATTGTTTTTGTTGCTGCGTTAATTGTGGACGAAACTACTGATGCATATATTTGGCACCTGCGTCAGctcatgtttgcaatgaagggTAAGACCCCGACCTCAATAATAACTGATGGGGCCATGGCGATTAGGAATGCAGTAAGAGAAGTATTTTTCGAAGTCAGACATAGATTATGCGATTGGCACCTTATTCGAAATGCAACTAGTAATGTTGAAAATCCATCGTTTACATTTAAATTCAGAAAAATCATGTTGGGAGATTACGAGATTTTCGTGTTTAAGCGTAAGTGGGTTCAGCTTATTGAAGAATTTGGCCTTGAGGATAAGCCGTGGGTGAATAACATGTATGAAGAGAAGCATATGTGGGCTACTGCATATATAAGAGGAAAATTCTTTGCTAGCTTTAGAACTACCTCAAGATGTGAAGGTTTACACTCAGTTGTGGCAAG ACTTGTATAG
- the LOC107636256 gene encoding protein ALP1-like, with product MDRCAFHALCNMLKRVGRLEPSRNMGVEEMVAMFLHIIAHDVKIRVIKRQFVRSEETISRQFNDVLLAILRCHNLLLKKPQPFSQDRMDERWKWFKDCLGALDGTHIKVNVLEADKPRYRNRKGDITTNVLGVVAPDMQFIYVLAGWEGSAADSRVLRDALFRNGFSVPQGHYYLCDAGYMNCEGLKYHLSEFNPHNQPSTAQELFNMKHS from the exons ATGGATAGATGTGCCTTTCATGCATTGTGTAACATGCTAAAAAGGGTTGGAAGGTTAGAACCAAGTAGGAATATGGGTGTGGAAGAAATGGTTGCCATGTTTTTACATATTATAGCACATGACGTCAAAATTAGAGTAATAAAGAGACAATTTGTGAGATCTGAAGAAACAATTAGTAGGCAGTTTAATGATGTATTGCTTGCTATTTTGAGATGTCATAATCTCTTACTGAAGAAACCTCAACCATTTAGCCAGGATAGAATGGATGAACGATGGAAATGGTTTAAG GATTGCCTAGGAGCTTTAGATGGTACTCATATCAAAGTCAATGTTCTTGAGGCTGATAAGCCTAGATATCGAAACAGAAAAGGTGACATAACAACAAATGTGCTTGGAGTGGTTGCTCCCGATATGCAATTTATCTACGTACTGGCGGGTTGGGAGGGTTCAGCTGCGGATTCTAGGGTATTGCGAGATGCACTATTTCGCAATGGGTTTAGTGTTCCCCAAG GTCATTATTACTTATGTGATGCTGGATACATGAATTGTGAAGGATTAAAATATCATTTGAGTGAGTTTAATCCACATAATCAACCTAGTACAGCCCAAGAACTTTTTAATATGAAACACTCATAA